The following proteins are encoded in a genomic region of Nomascus leucogenys isolate Asia chromosome 17, Asia_NLE_v1, whole genome shotgun sequence:
- the LOC100596047 gene encoding uncharacterized protein LOC100596047 isoform X3, whose translation MWVTVIRGCGCGLHPERVAAAGPGAEDPVLGCDAGELQPSALCGLNCLLAWKAQLAQHKSFNRFSRTGCQVSKPAVISSLEQWKEPRMEEEEIRTWSFPES comes from the exons ATGT GGGTCACTGTCATTCGGGGATGTGGCTGTGGGCTTCACCCGGAAAGAGTGGCAGCAGCTGGACCTGGAGCAGAGGACCCTGTACTGggatgtgatgctggagaactaCAGCCATCTGCTCTCTGTGG GCTGAACTGTCTGCTTGCTTGGAAGGCCCAGCTGGCTCAGCACAAATCCTTTAACCGTTTCTCCCGAACAGGGTGTCAAGTCAGCAAACCAGCTGTGATCTCCAGTTTGGAGCAGTGGAAGGAGCCAcggatggaggaggaagagataaGGACGTGGAGCTTCCCAG AAAGCTGA
- the LOC100596047 gene encoding uncharacterized protein LOC100596047 isoform X1 — translation MWVTVIRGCGCGLHPERVAAAGPGAEDPVLGCDAGELQPSALCGLNCLLAWKAQLAQHKSFNRFSRTGCQVSKPAVISSLEQWKEPRMEEEEIRTWSFPGEWVACRGRGDEAPGSLQSRTHGCALVLFFEMES, via the exons ATGT GGGTCACTGTCATTCGGGGATGTGGCTGTGGGCTTCACCCGGAAAGAGTGGCAGCAGCTGGACCTGGAGCAGAGGACCCTGTACTGggatgtgatgctggagaactaCAGCCATCTGCTCTCTGTGG GCTGAACTGTCTGCTTGCTTGGAAGGCCCAGCTGGCTCAGCACAAATCCTTTAACCGTTTCTCCCGAACAGGGTGTCAAGTCAGCAAACCAGCTGTGATCTCCAGTTTGGAGCAGTGGAAGGAGCCAcggatggaggaggaagagataaGGACGTGGAGCTTCCCAGGTGAGTGGGTGGCCTGCAGGGGGCGGGGGGATGAGGCTCCTGGAAGTCTGCAAAGCAGAACCCATGGATGtgctcttgttttgttttttgagatggagtcttag